A genomic segment from Lignipirellula cremea encodes:
- the rpoB gene encoding DNA-directed RNA polymerase subunit beta, with protein sequence MATPTSRRLEPHQIRRFGTKQDRVPITVDLTKIQTSSYQAFLQETFTGDKRKDQGLESVLREIFPIESYDKSISLEYLHFELGKPRYTPEECRQLRLTYGRPFKVWLRLNKDQPIEEEVYLGDMPIMLGGGEFIINGAERVVVSQLHRSPGVDFVLEQDTTSDRMLPSCRVIPERGSWIEINCTKKDSMTVRIDQSGKFPAVTLLRAMDPSLGSDADIITRFYSPVMESVVDGRSASKIDGKIAVDDIVYPAESPKAGEIIVEAGQKITKNAAELICTSGLSEVEVIESPRSPLLFNCLADDPTSSHEEALLRIYTRLRPGNPPALEKARTLFQEKFYDVNRYRLGRVGRFRINRKLDLGVSEKEMTLRPEDLIAAMRYLIELSTTGGDAEIDDIDHLGNRRLRTIDELACDELRKGFLKLRRTVQERMSLRDADDMTPRTLINPKSISAAIEYFFGRGELSQVVDQTNPLSQLTHERRLSALGPGGLNRKRAGFEVRDVHISHYGRICPIETPEGTNIGLISSLAIYAGVDDYGFLVTPYRVVEDGQLTDGVRWLRADEESELYVAPADTQVDEQNKLIGNKQMGGNIIARFRADFDLVQPDSVKFMDVAPSQMVGVSAGLIPFLEHDDANRALMGSNMQRQAVPLLVAEPPIVGTGMETAVAENSSMSVRARKAGRVSYVDSLRIEIAGEVYHLSKYVGLNERTCLNQRPIVVPNQKVEKGQVIADGAATFKGELALGRNVLVGFMSFDGYNYEDAIIINEDLVKNDTYTSIHIEEFDVEIRETKLGKEEFTRDIPNVSEKALRNLDESGIVQVGTYVRPGDILVGKVSPKSKTELTPEEKLLHAIFGRAGEDVKNDSLEVSSGVEGIVIDTQKFSRRMSLSEADRLKFEKELKDVEAEGNNDIAAAFTAMIEEMEGIAGRTLVDEDNVPLVRDQSPKVIADRAQQFRLHTILGKIRSEEKIAEFKTSYKNHKEAIENSIDLRDRRLNSMKRGDELRSGVLQMVKVYIATKRVISVGDKMAGRHGNKGVIAKILPCEDMPFLEDGTPLQILLNPLGVPSRMNVGQILETHLGWAGAALGFQAITPVFDGASEEDINDCLEEAGLPRHGKTRLFDGRTGDALEQETTVGYIYMLKLHHLVDDKVHARSTGPYSLITQQPLGGKARFGGQRFGEMEVWALEAYGAAYILQELLTVKSDDVEGRTKIYESMVKGENTLEAGTPASFDVLTNEIRGLALNMQLEKRRV encoded by the coding sequence ATGGCGACCCCAACATCACGTCGGCTTGAACCGCATCAAATCCGTCGCTTTGGCACCAAGCAGGATCGGGTGCCAATCACGGTTGATCTGACCAAAATTCAGACGTCCAGCTATCAGGCGTTTCTGCAGGAAACGTTTACTGGCGATAAGCGAAAAGATCAAGGTCTGGAAAGTGTTCTGCGTGAAATCTTTCCGATCGAGAGCTACGATAAATCGATCTCGCTCGAGTATCTGCACTTCGAGCTCGGCAAACCGCGATACACGCCTGAGGAATGTCGCCAGTTGCGACTGACCTACGGACGTCCCTTCAAGGTCTGGCTGCGTCTGAATAAAGACCAGCCGATCGAAGAGGAAGTGTATCTGGGCGATATGCCGATCATGCTGGGCGGCGGTGAGTTTATCATCAACGGCGCCGAACGCGTCGTCGTCAGCCAGTTGCACCGCAGTCCCGGTGTCGACTTCGTGCTGGAGCAGGACACCACCAGCGATCGCATGTTGCCGAGTTGTCGCGTCATTCCCGAACGCGGTAGCTGGATCGAGATCAACTGCACTAAAAAAGACAGCATGACGGTCCGGATCGACCAGTCCGGCAAGTTTCCCGCCGTGACCCTGCTGCGCGCCATGGATCCCAGCCTGGGCAGCGATGCGGATATTATCACCCGCTTCTACTCGCCCGTGATGGAGTCGGTTGTTGACGGCCGCAGCGCCTCGAAGATCGACGGCAAGATCGCGGTGGACGACATTGTGTATCCGGCCGAAAGCCCCAAGGCGGGCGAGATTATCGTCGAGGCCGGCCAGAAAATCACCAAAAACGCGGCCGAACTGATCTGCACCAGCGGTCTGTCGGAAGTCGAGGTGATTGAGTCGCCCCGTTCGCCGTTGCTGTTTAACTGCCTGGCGGATGATCCGACCTCCAGCCATGAAGAAGCGTTGCTGCGGATTTATACCCGCCTGCGTCCGGGCAACCCGCCCGCCCTGGAGAAAGCACGCACCCTGTTCCAGGAAAAGTTCTACGACGTCAACCGTTATCGGCTGGGTCGGGTCGGTCGCTTCCGCATTAACCGGAAACTTGACCTGGGTGTGTCTGAAAAAGAAATGACCCTGCGCCCCGAAGATCTGATCGCCGCCATGCGGTATCTGATCGAGCTGTCCACCACCGGCGGCGACGCAGAGATTGACGATATTGATCACCTGGGTAATCGGCGTTTGCGAACGATCGATGAGCTGGCCTGCGACGAGCTGCGTAAAGGCTTTCTCAAATTGCGGCGAACCGTGCAAGAGCGAATGAGCCTGCGCGACGCCGATGACATGACGCCCCGTACGCTGATTAACCCCAAAAGCATCTCCGCGGCGATCGAGTACTTCTTCGGCCGCGGCGAACTGTCGCAGGTGGTCGATCAAACGAACCCGCTGTCGCAATTGACGCACGAACGGCGTTTGAGTGCTCTCGGTCCGGGCGGTTTGAACCGGAAACGCGCCGGTTTCGAAGTCCGCGACGTGCACATTTCCCACTACGGTCGTATTTGCCCGATTGAAACACCTGAAGGTACGAATATCGGTCTGATTTCCAGCCTGGCGATTTACGCCGGCGTGGATGATTACGGCTTTCTGGTTACGCCTTACCGCGTGGTCGAAGACGGCCAGCTGACCGACGGCGTCCGCTGGCTGCGCGCCGATGAAGAGTCGGAGCTGTACGTGGCGCCTGCCGATACGCAGGTTGACGAGCAGAACAAGCTGATTGGTAACAAGCAGATGGGCGGTAACATTATCGCCCGGTTCCGTGCCGACTTTGACCTCGTCCAGCCGGACAGCGTCAAGTTTATGGACGTGGCGCCAAGCCAGATGGTCGGTGTTTCGGCCGGTTTGATTCCGTTCCTGGAACACGACGACGCCAACCGCGCGTTGATGGGTTCCAACATGCAGCGGCAAGCCGTGCCGCTGCTGGTCGCTGAGCCGCCGATTGTCGGCACCGGCATGGAAACGGCCGTCGCCGAAAACTCCAGCATGTCGGTTCGCGCCCGGAAAGCGGGCCGGGTGTCGTATGTCGACTCCCTGCGGATCGAGATTGCGGGCGAGGTCTACCACCTCAGCAAGTATGTCGGCTTGAACGAGCGGACCTGCTTGAACCAGCGCCCGATCGTGGTGCCCAACCAGAAGGTCGAAAAAGGCCAGGTCATCGCCGACGGCGCCGCGACCTTCAAAGGAGAGCTGGCCCTGGGGCGTAACGTGCTGGTCGGGTTCATGTCGTTCGACGGCTACAACTACGAAGACGCGATCATCATCAACGAGGATCTCGTCAAAAACGATACCTACACCTCGATCCATATCGAAGAGTTCGATGTGGAAATTCGCGAGACGAAGCTGGGCAAAGAAGAGTTCACCCGGGATATCCCGAACGTGAGCGAAAAGGCCCTGCGGAATCTTGATGAAAGCGGCATCGTGCAGGTCGGCACCTATGTGCGGCCGGGCGATATCCTGGTCGGCAAGGTCTCGCCCAAGTCGAAGACCGAACTGACGCCGGAAGAAAAGCTGCTGCACGCCATTTTCGGCCGGGCCGGCGAAGACGTGAAGAACGATTCGCTCGAAGTTTCGTCGGGCGTCGAAGGGATCGTGATCGATACCCAGAAGTTCTCCCGTCGGATGAGTCTGTCGGAAGCGGATCGTTTGAAGTTCGAAAAAGAACTGAAAGACGTCGAAGCCGAAGGGAATAACGATATCGCCGCGGCCTTCACCGCGATGATTGAAGAAATGGAAGGCATCGCCGGCCGCACCCTGGTCGACGAAGACAACGTGCCCCTGGTCCGCGACCAGAGCCCCAAGGTGATTGCCGATCGGGCCCAGCAGTTCCGGCTGCACACGATCCTCGGCAAGATTCGCAGCGAAGAAAAAATCGCCGAATTCAAAACGTCGTACAAGAACCACAAGGAAGCGATCGAGAACTCGATCGACCTGCGGGATCGGCGTTTGAACAGCATGAAACGCGGCGACGAGCTGCGTTCCGGCGTGCTGCAGATGGTGAAGGTTTATATCGCCACCAAACGGGTGATTTCGGTCGGCGATAAAATGGCCGGTCGCCACGGTAACAAAGGGGTCATCGCCAAGATCCTGCCCTGCGAGGATATGCCCTTCCTGGAAGACGGCACCCCGCTCCAGATTCTGCTCAATCCGCTGGGCGTTCCCAGCCGTATGAACGTGGGCCAGATTCTGGAAACCCACCTGGGCTGGGCGGGCGCCGCCCTGGGCTTCCAGGCGATCACCCCGGTGTTCGACGGAGCCAGCGAAGAGGATATCAACGACTGTCTGGAAGAGGCCGGCCTGCCTCGCCATGGTAAAACCCGGCTCTTCGACGGTCGCACCGGCGACGCGCTGGAGCAGGAAACGACCGTGGGCTACATCTATATGCTCAAGCTGCACCATCTGGTCGACGACAAGGTGCACGCCCGCAGCACGGGGCCCTACTCGCTCATTACGCAACAGCCGCTGGGCGGCAAGGCGCGTTTTGGCGGGCAGCGTTTTGGAGAAATGGAAGTCTGGGCTCTGGAAGCCTATGGAGCGGCCTACATCCTGCAGGAGTTGCTCACGGTGAAGAGCGACGATGTCGAAGGACGCACCAAGATTTACGAGTCGATGGTTAAAGGCGAAAACACGCTGGAAGCTGGCACGCCGGCCAGTTTCGACGTGCTCACCAACGAGATTCGCGGCCTCGCCTTGAACATGCAACTGGAGAAGCGACGGGTGTAA
- the rplL gene encoding 50S ribosomal protein L7/L12, with the protein MSEDTATLEVAGDLKEIGDKIAGLTLKQAKELSDYLKDAYGIEPAAGGAVMMAAPSDGDGAAAAVEQTEFDVVLTGFGDAKLQVVKVVKNITGQSLMDAKKLVESAPAKLKEGVSKEDAEKVKAEIEGAGGSVEIK; encoded by the coding sequence ATGAGTGAAGATACAGCTACCCTGGAAGTTGCTGGCGACCTGAAAGAAATCGGCGACAAAATCGCGGGTCTCACCCTGAAGCAGGCCAAAGAACTGAGCGATTATCTGAAAGATGCCTATGGCATCGAGCCCGCCGCCGGCGGCGCCGTGATGATGGCCGCTCCCAGCGATGGCGATGGCGCCGCGGCTGCGGTCGAGCAGACGGAATTCGACGTCGTGCTGACGGGCTTTGGCGACGCCAAACTGCAGGTTGTCAAAGTGGTGAAGAACATCACCGGACAATCGCTGATGGACGCCAAGAAACTCGTCGAATCGGCTCCCGCCAAATTGAAAGAAGGCGTTTCGAAAGAAGACGCCGAGAAAGTCAAAGCGGAAATCGAAGGCGCGGGTGGTTCTGTCGAAATCAAGTAG
- the rplJ gene encoding 50S ribosomal protein L10: protein MSKYVKDLISDEIAKRLSGVEDAVLVNVVGMEANATVQLRQELRQKGIHLLVVKNSLARRATEGTSLRPAFDGLNGPHAIVWGCEDFIALAKEIATIDKEKKYPKFQPAGGVMDGEKLTADRLKEVSKWPNRAEQLSILMGQVLAPGAALVSQLLAPGGALASQIEAAGEKSGETAEASAPVADEAPAADATPAAESAPEESAEGSAE from the coding sequence ATGAGCAAGTACGTTAAAGATCTGATTTCCGACGAGATTGCCAAACGGCTCAGCGGTGTGGAAGACGCCGTGCTGGTGAATGTCGTTGGCATGGAGGCGAACGCCACGGTGCAGTTGCGCCAGGAGCTTCGCCAAAAAGGCATTCACTTGCTGGTGGTGAAGAACAGCCTGGCCCGTCGGGCGACCGAAGGCACTTCGCTGCGTCCGGCGTTTGACGGCCTGAACGGTCCCCATGCGATTGTCTGGGGCTGTGAAGACTTTATCGCCCTGGCGAAAGAAATCGCCACGATCGACAAAGAGAAGAAATACCCGAAGTTCCAGCCGGCTGGCGGCGTGATGGATGGCGAGAAGCTTACCGCGGATCGCCTGAAAGAGGTCAGCAAGTGGCCGAACCGCGCGGAACAGCTGTCGATTTTGATGGGTCAGGTTTTGGCCCCCGGAGCCGCTCTGGTCAGCCAGTTGCTGGCGCCCGGTGGAGCCCTGGCCAGTCAGATCGAAGCAGCCGGCGAGAAGTCGGGCGAAACTGCCGAAGCCTCGGCGCCTGTGGCTGACGAAGCCCCGGCGGCTGATGCGACCCCGGCCGCGGAATCCGCTCCGGAAGAATCGGCCGAAGGTTCGGCCGAATAG
- the rplA gene encoding 50S ribosomal protein L1 produces MTKRSKRYKELAKGLPGEPQDLQAAVDRLKKFGTTKFDQTVEVHMHLGVDSRQADQIVRGSLVLPHGIGKTQRVIVFAKGDLAAAATEAGADEVGQEDLAKKIKDGWTDFDVCIASPDMMGLVGPLGRVLGPRGLMPSPRAGTVTADVANVVREYKAGKVEFRNDSGGNVHAMVGKLSFSPEQLYDNIKTFIDHVLALKPNAVKGAYCRGVTIAATMSPGVRVAA; encoded by the coding sequence ATGACCAAACGATCCAAACGCTATAAAGAACTCGCCAAAGGACTTCCGGGAGAGCCCCAGGACCTGCAGGCGGCGGTTGACCGACTGAAAAAGTTCGGCACCACGAAATTTGATCAGACCGTGGAGGTGCACATGCACCTGGGCGTGGATTCTCGCCAGGCGGATCAGATCGTTCGTGGTTCGCTGGTTTTGCCCCACGGTATCGGAAAAACGCAGCGCGTTATTGTTTTCGCCAAGGGAGATCTGGCGGCGGCCGCGACGGAAGCTGGAGCCGACGAAGTGGGCCAGGAGGATCTGGCGAAGAAAATCAAGGATGGCTGGACCGACTTCGACGTCTGTATCGCTTCGCCCGACATGATGGGTCTGGTCGGTCCGCTCGGTCGCGTGCTGGGTCCCCGCGGCCTGATGCCGTCGCCCCGTGCGGGTACGGTGACCGCTGACGTGGCGAACGTCGTGCGTGAGTACAAGGCGGGTAAAGTGGAGTTTCGTAACGACTCCGGCGGCAACGTGCACGCCATGGTCGGCAAGCTCAGCTTTTCCCCGGAACAGTTGTACGACAACATTAAAACTTTCATCGACCATGTGCTGGCTTTGAAGCCGAACGCCGTCAAAGGCGCCTATTGCCGAGGCGTGACGATTGCGGCGACGATGAGCCCCGGCGTTCGCGTTGCGGCTTAG
- the rplK gene encoding 50S ribosomal protein L11 produces the protein MAKQVIGQAKFQIPGGTATPAPPVGTSLGKFGINLGQFVQQFNDRTREFNGTKIPVVVTVYNDKSFDFITKSPPAADLLKQAAGIAKGSGVPNRDKVGTITRDQLLEIYNKKKDDLNARDADHGVRMIEGTARSMGLKVLE, from the coding sequence ATGGCGAAGCAAGTTATCGGTCAAGCAAAGTTCCAGATTCCTGGCGGTACGGCGACGCCGGCGCCTCCGGTTGGTACGTCGCTCGGTAAGTTCGGCATCAACCTGGGTCAGTTTGTGCAGCAGTTTAACGACCGCACCCGGGAGTTTAACGGCACGAAAATCCCGGTCGTGGTGACGGTCTACAACGACAAGTCGTTTGACTTTATCACCAAAAGCCCGCCGGCGGCCGACCTGCTCAAGCAGGCCGCAGGGATCGCCAAGGGCTCGGGCGTTCCGAACCGGGACAAGGTTGGCACGATCACTCGCGACCAGCTGCTTGAAATTTACAATAAAAAGAAGGACGACCTCAATGCCCGCGATGCCGATCACGGCGTGCGAATGATTGAGGGTACGGCCCGCAGCATGGGTCTGAAGGTTCTCGAGTAG
- the nusG gene encoding transcription termination/antitermination protein NusG, with product MSAESENRPPSEEEQPVPAAESQSGEEDAAPLDSAAEAGSDSLSESGVSGEADVEVAATEEDPVAEVEPVEEEPEEPEEPVEPPKKKPIGRSSQLSDADEDVEPLEYFAEEEEDVDAAKDWYILKVAVNRESTVADALARRVKMEGLERYFDEVVVPTEEVTEFTKTGKKRKVKKKLFPGYIVVHMAITDETWFLVRETTGIGDFTGAAGKPTPLLPSEIDRLLARTREPEGEEQKIHNILFKKGDRVRINEGNFQSFEGEVAAIDENNGKVTVEIVIFNRTTPVEFEHWQLEAL from the coding sequence TTGTCAGCCGAGTCGGAAAATCGCCCCCCGTCGGAAGAAGAACAGCCCGTCCCCGCTGCGGAATCGCAGTCGGGTGAAGAGGACGCTGCGCCGCTAGATTCGGCAGCTGAAGCCGGCAGCGACTCGCTGTCGGAATCGGGTGTGTCCGGGGAGGCCGACGTTGAGGTTGCGGCCACAGAAGAAGATCCGGTCGCCGAAGTGGAGCCTGTTGAAGAAGAGCCAGAAGAGCCAGAAGAGCCTGTTGAACCGCCGAAGAAAAAGCCGATCGGCCGTTCTTCGCAGTTGAGTGACGCGGATGAAGATGTCGAGCCGCTGGAATACTTTGCTGAGGAAGAGGAGGATGTCGACGCCGCGAAAGACTGGTACATTCTCAAGGTGGCCGTGAATCGCGAATCGACCGTGGCGGACGCCCTGGCCCGTCGGGTCAAAATGGAAGGTCTGGAACGCTACTTTGATGAAGTTGTTGTGCCGACCGAAGAAGTGACGGAGTTCACCAAGACCGGCAAAAAGCGGAAAGTCAAAAAGAAGCTGTTTCCCGGGTATATCGTCGTGCATATGGCGATCACCGATGAAACCTGGTTTCTGGTCCGCGAGACCACCGGGATTGGTGATTTTACGGGGGCGGCTGGCAAGCCCACCCCGTTGCTGCCAAGCGAGATCGATCGCCTGCTGGCCCGCACCCGCGAGCCCGAAGGCGAAGAACAGAAGATCCACAATATTCTGTTCAAAAAGGGCGACCGCGTCCGTATTAACGAAGGTAATTTTCAAAGTTTTGAAGGCGAAGTTGCCGCGATTGACGAGAATAACGGCAAGGTCACCGTGGAGATTGTGATCTTCAACCGCACCACGCCTGTTGAGTTTGAGCACTGGCAATTGGAGGCGTTGTAG
- the secE gene encoding preprotein translocase subunit SecE translates to MSKQKTIQANSLLQEMFQAGVYKRTQGKIARQVTFAALLVTFMLAAYSLWNLLRPLTPPSWMEAAAPAYSLPFLLLVIGAWFSFRLVNYHVFADFLIAVEAEMNKVSWPSRGELFRSSMVVLIVIFGLMGVLYLFDFFWAFLFKTIGVLK, encoded by the coding sequence ATGTCAAAACAGAAAACGATTCAGGCCAACTCTCTGCTTCAGGAGATGTTTCAGGCTGGCGTCTATAAGCGGACGCAGGGGAAGATCGCACGTCAGGTGACGTTCGCCGCTTTGCTGGTCACCTTTATGCTGGCCGCTTATAGCCTGTGGAACCTATTGCGTCCGTTGACTCCGCCCTCCTGGATGGAAGCGGCGGCGCCGGCGTATTCGCTGCCGTTCTTGCTGCTGGTGATTGGCGCCTGGTTCAGCTTTCGGCTGGTGAATTATCATGTTTTCGCCGACTTTTTGATCGCGGTGGAAGCAGAGATGAACAAGGTTTCCTGGCCTTCACGCGGGGAGCTGTTTCGCAGTTCGATGGTGGTGCTGATCGTCATCTTTGGTTTGATGGGGGTGTTGTACCTGTTTGATTTCTTTTGGGCATTCCTGTTTAAAACGATTGGAGTCCTGAAGTAG
- the tuf gene encoding elongation factor Tu — protein MAKEEFKRTKPHVNVGTIGHIDHGKTTLTSSILAVQASKGLAKYKAYSEIAKGGTVRDDTKTVTISVAHVEYETANRHYAHIDCPGHADFIKNMITGAAQMDGAILVVSAADGPMPQTKEHVLLARQVDVPSIVVFMNKVDLVDDPELLDLVEIEIRELLDKYDFPGDDTPIIRGSALPAYNAPADETANACIGELMDAIDSFIPEPPREEDKPFLMAVEDVFSIEGRGTVATGRIERGVVKTGEEIEIVGLSKASRKTVCTGVEMFRKILDTGRAGDNVGLLLRGVRRDEIERGQVLAKPGSITPHTKFEAEVYCLSKEEGGRHTPFFSNYRPQFYFRTTDVTGTVNLVGAEMCMPGDNVRMTVELHKPIALDDGIRFAIREGGRTVGSGVVTKVIE, from the coding sequence ATGGCCAAGGAGGAATTTAAGCGGACAAAGCCGCACGTGAACGTTGGCACGATCGGACACATTGACCACGGTAAAACGACTCTTACCAGTTCGATCCTGGCGGTCCAGGCCTCGAAGGGGTTGGCGAAGTACAAAGCCTATTCCGAGATCGCCAAGGGCGGTACGGTTCGTGACGATACGAAAACGGTGACGATCTCGGTCGCGCACGTTGAGTACGAAACGGCCAATCGCCATTACGCTCACATTGACTGTCCCGGTCACGCGGACTTTATCAAAAACATGATCACCGGCGCCGCCCAGATGGACGGGGCGATCCTGGTGGTGTCCGCTGCTGACGGCCCGATGCCGCAGACCAAGGAGCACGTGCTCCTGGCTCGCCAGGTGGATGTGCCGTCGATTGTGGTGTTCATGAACAAGGTCGACCTGGTCGACGATCCGGAACTTCTTGATCTGGTCGAGATCGAAATTCGCGAACTGCTCGACAAGTACGATTTCCCCGGCGACGACACCCCGATTATTCGTGGTTCGGCCCTGCCGGCCTACAACGCGCCCGCCGATGAAACGGCGAACGCCTGTATCGGCGAGTTGATGGACGCGATCGATAGCTTTATTCCCGAGCCGCCGCGTGAAGAAGACAAGCCGTTCCTGATGGCGGTGGAAGACGTGTTCTCGATCGAAGGTCGTGGAACCGTGGCTACCGGTCGTATCGAGCGCGGCGTCGTCAAGACGGGTGAAGAAATCGAAATCGTCGGTCTTTCCAAGGCTTCGCGCAAGACCGTTTGCACGGGTGTGGAAATGTTTCGCAAGATTCTCGACACCGGTCGCGCTGGCGACAACGTCGGTCTTCTTCTGCGTGGCGTACGCCGCGATGAAATCGAGCGTGGTCAGGTTCTGGCCAAGCCCGGTTCGATCACGCCGCACACGAAGTTTGAAGCCGAAGTTTACTGCCTGTCGAAGGAAGAAGGCGGCCGTCACACGCCGTTCTTTAGCAACTATCGCCCGCAGTTTTACTTCCGCACCACGGACGTGACCGGCACGGTCAACCTGGTTGGCGCGGAAATGTGTATGCCTGGCGACAACGTCCGTATGACGGTCGAGCTGCACAAGCCGATCGCCCTCGATGATGGTATCCGCTTCGCCATTCGCGAAGGCGGCCGTACCGTTGGTTCGGGTGTCGTGACCAAAGTTATCGAATAG